The Methanohalophilus portucalensis DNA window GCGGTAAGACCTATACTATGCTTGATAATACAATGCATCTTTACCGTTCTCTTTTTGACAGATCAAATGATGCTATCTTTATCCACTCTTCTGAAGGTACAATAATAGATGCCAATAGAAGTGCCTGCAAAACAATTGGCTGTTCCCATTCTGATATGTTATCTATGAAAATTGCTGATCTCTATCCTCATGAATCTAAATATATGGCACAGTCACGATCAGCAATCCAGAAAACATTGAATGAAGGATCTACACGTTTCGAATCGAAAATGAAACATATGAATGATTCAGTTATTGATGTTGAGATCAGTTCTTCTGTACTTGATAAAGAAAATAGTATCATGCTCAGTATAGTACGAGATATTACTGAACGTAAAAGTTCAGAATTGGAACTGGAAAATTATCGCAAACATCTGGAAGAAATTGTGGATCAACGTACCTCTGAACTCCAAACTGCCAATTCCTGGGTCTCTGCTCTCTATGACAATGCTCCTATAGGTATCGGTGTGCTTAATAAAGATCTGGAATTGATAGATCTTAATAAAGGTATGGCCGAAATTACTGGCATTCCTAGAGAAAATATTGTAGGTAAATCACTATTTTCTATATGCACTGAAGGATCTTCGAAGTATCTTGATAAGGACTTAGGGCCAGATATTCTTGAAAAACAATTTTCCACAGAATTGCACTGGGTATGCAATAAAAAACACATCTGTATACAGTTCAATTCTCAGCCACTGGATTTGAAAGATTCTCCTCAAAAGGTAATCTTTACTGCACAGGACATTACACGAAGAAAACAGGCTGAAATCGCCCTTAAAGATTATGCAGGTCAATTGGAGAAATCTAATGAAATGAAGGATCTTTTTACCGATATAATGCGCCATGATCTTTTAAATCCTGCAAATATCGTGAAAGGTTTTACAGACGTACTCATTAAGAAAGAAAAGGAAGAAAAAAAGATTCATTTTCTATCAAGGATCAGGGATAACACAGAACGCTTGATCGATATGATCGAAAACACAGCTTACCTGTCCAAACTTGAATCTACTGAAACCCTTGATCTGCAAAAAATGGACCTGGGTCGAATATTAACTTCCTGTATTTCAGAGATGGCTCCTCTGGCTGATAATGAAAATATGGATATAATACACGATCTGCAACAGCCATATCCTCTAAAGGCCAATCCTATAATCAAGGAGGTTTTTATCAATCTGCTTTCAAATGCAATCAAATATAGCCCTTCGGAAAGTTCAATTCATGTAGGGGTGCAGGAAAACGACTCTTCATTTAAAATAATGATTAAGGATAGGGGTTCTGGGATTGCTGATGATGATAAACCATACATATTTAACAGGTTTAACAGGGCACAAAAAGGAAGCATAAAGGGTACAGGTCTTGGACTTGCAATAGTAAAAAGAATTGTAGATTTGCATGGTGGCAGTGTTGGTGTGGAAGATAACCCGGAAGGGCAGGGTAGTGTTTTCTGGGTATATATAAA harbors:
- a CDS encoding sensor histidine kinase, with protein sequence MGVGMVLMGTSIHNSLFDNMLYEILATDMSFDQKMEEIAKALPQILRYPEKASARILFGPYSYKSPGFEQGKYQISSSNISKNEEKNHELCLELFYNNLSLKNNYEPFTFDEKQKLDFIAKILSIFIDKEIEVKKARYDYDFLLGSTNEIPYSLNSEGKIVYISPKIQEYGLRPEQMISRSFTDYLCPDDRYEWLNIFKKIKSVDILPLKAQMRIQNNSKELHWFQNHIDPIYDEMGNFLGSNGLLSEINRRKEAEIHSQEQSNAFRFLARACNQFVDPFFEDIDLLIEPILEKIRGILDADSIFIYELNHSENNMHLTHYTCVPLLKGRCELEMDKLSSLSTAQFPTIIEKFQKNEPYYVNSIEQLPDSEKNLKGLLTTLDLESAQIMPVHVENQLVGFIGVVSATKNKHWPSYSDDLLRILFDSIFNAKERGKTYTMLDNTMHLYRSLFDRSNDAIFIHSSEGTIIDANRSACKTIGCSHSDMLSMKIADLYPHESKYMAQSRSAIQKTLNEGSTRFESKMKHMNDSVIDVEISSSVLDKENSIMLSIVRDITERKSSELELENYRKHLEEIVDQRTSELQTANSWVSALYDNAPIGIGVLNKDLELIDLNKGMAEITGIPRENIVGKSLFSICTEGSSKYLDKDLGPDILEKQFSTELHWVCNKKHICIQFNSQPLDLKDSPQKVIFTAQDITRRKQAEIALKDYAGQLEKSNEMKDLFTDIMRHDLLNPANIVKGFTDVLIKKEKEEKKIHFLSRIRDNTERLIDMIENTAYLSKLESTETLDLQKMDLGRILTSCISEMAPLADNENMDIIHDLQQPYPLKANPIIKEVFINLLSNAIKYSPSESSIHVGVQENDSSFKIMIKDRGSGIADDDKPYIFNRFNRAQKGSIKGTGLGLAIVKRIVDLHGGSVGVEDNPEGQGSVFWVYIKKGTENNRNLGLG